Within the Thermithiobacillus tepidarius DSM 3134 genome, the region ACACGGGTCTGTTCACCCCCATCCGCGAACTTTTCGCCGGCACCGCCGAGGCGCGAGCGCGCGGCTACGGGCCGGGGCGCTTCAGCTTCAACGTCAAGGGCGGCCGTTGCGAGGCCTGCCAAGGCGACGGCGTGATCAAGGTGGAAATGCACTTCCTGCCGGACATCTACGTCCCCTGCGACGTCTGCGAAGGCAGGCGCTACAACCGCGAGACCCTGGAAATCCTGTACAAGGGCAAGAACATCCACGAGGTGCTGTCCATGACCGTGGAAGATGCCCGCCAGTTCTTCGACCCGGTTCCCGCCGTGGCCAAGCGCCTGCAGACCCTCATCGACGTCGGCCTCGGCTACATCGAACTCGGCCAGAGCGCCACCACTCTCTCGGGCGGCGAGGCGCAACGAGTCAAGCTGTCGCGCGAACTGTCGCGGCGCGATACCGGCCGGACCCTCTACATCCTGGACGAGCCCACCACTGGTCTGCATTTCCACGACATTGCCCTGCTGCTGCGAGTGCTGCATAGCCTGAAGCAGGCCGGCAACACCCTGGTCATCATCGAGCACAACCTGGACGTGATCAAGACAGCGGACTGGATCATCGATCTGGGCCCGGAGGGCGGCAGCCGCGGCGGCCAGATCATCGCCGTCGGCACTCCGGAGGCGATTGCCGCCCACCCCGAGTCACACACCGGCCGCTATCTCAAACCCCTGCTGGACAAGGACCGCGCCTCCTAGTCGGCAAGCGGCGGCGATAAAAAAAGCCGGGCAGCTGCCCGGCTTTTCTTGTCCTCATGCCCAATTTACTCGACCGTCTCCGGCGCCTTGGCTGCGGGTGCGCGCTCCACCAGCTCCACGATGGCCATCGGGGCCCGGTCGCCGGCCCGGAAGCCGTTGTGGATGATGCGGGTGTAACCACCCGGACGGCTCTGGAAGCGTGGGCCGAGCTCGTCGAACAACTTCACCACCATCTCCCGGTCGCGCAGGCGAGCGAAGGCCAGCCGACGGTTGGCCACGGTGGGGTTCTTTGCCAAGGTGATCAGCGGCTCGGCAAAGCGCCGCAGCTCTTTGGCCTTGGGCAGGGTGGTCTGGATCACCTCATGCCGGAACAGGGAGGTGATCATGTTGGAAAACATCGCCTTACGATGGCTGCTGTTGCGATTGAGTTGGCGACCGCTTTTACGATGACGCATACGGGATTCCTCTAGTACTTATTGGCCCGAAGCCGATTCAGCCTCGTAGTTCAGGGCGGGCTTCGGACGATCCTTCAGTTCCTGCGGCGGCCAGTTTTCCAGGCGCATCCCCAGGGAGAGGCCGTGGCTCGCCAGAACGTCCTTGATTTCCGTCAAAGACTTCTTGCCCAGATTGGGGGTCTTCAACAACTCATGCTCGGTTTTCTGGACCAGATCACCAATGTAATAAATGTCCTCGGCCTTGAGACAGTTGGCCGAGCGCACCGTCAACTCCAGATCGTCCACGGAGCGCAGCAGGATCGGGTCCATGCCGGCAGCCTGGGCCGCCGCAGCCGGGGCCGAGATTTCACCCTGCATGGCCACGAACACCGACAGCTGGTCCTGCAGAATGTGGGCAGCCTGTTGCAGGGCGGCTTCGGGATCGATCACGCCATTGGTCTCGATGTCCAGGACCAGGCGATCCAGATCGGTGCGCTGCTCCACGCGGGCACTTTCCACCGCATAGGTCACGCGCAGGATCGGGCTGAAGTTGGCATCGATGTTGATCACGCCGATCGGGCGCTCGCCGCCCGCCAAGGCCCGCGCCACCGCCGGCTGATAGCCGCGACCGTAGCCGATCTTCAGGCGCATGGTGAGTTCCACGTCCTTGGTCAAGTTGGCGATCACGTGCTCGGGATTGGCCACCTCGATGCCGTGTTCGGCCGCGATGTCGGCAGCCGTCACCGTGCCGGGCCCGCGCTTCTTGAGCACCAGCACGGACTCGCTGCGGCCGCCGCTGCGGATGGCCACGCCCTTCAGGTTGAGCAGGATGTCGACGACGTCTTCCTGCACGCCCTCCACGGTCGAATACTCGTGCAGGACGCCGTCGATTTCCACCTGGGTAATGGCGGACCCGCTCAGCGACGACAGCAGGACCCGACGCAGCGCATTGCCGAGGGTATGTCCATAGCCACGCTCCAAGGGCTCCAGCGCGATGCGTGCGCGAAACGGCGACACCTTCTCCACTTCGATGCTGCGCGGCTTCAGTAATTCTGCAGTAACAGACATGAGCTTTCTCCAGCCGGAAGCCGATTACTTGGAATACAGCTCCACGATAAGGTGTTCGTTAATTTCAGCCGGCAGATCCGTGCGCACCGGCAGAGTCTTCACCGTGCCGCGCAGCGCCTTGCTGTCAACGTCGATCCATTCCGGGAAACCCCGACCTTCGGTCGCTTCCAGAGCCGCCTTGATGCGCAGCTGCTCCTTGGCCTTCTCGGCGATCTCCACCACGTCGCCGGCCTTCACCTGGTAGGAGGGAATGTTCACCCGGCGACCATTCACCATGACCTGGTTGTGGCGCACCACCTGACGCGCCTCGGCGCGGGATGCGCCAAAGCCCATGCGATAAACGATATTATCCAAGCGCCGCTCCAGTAACTGGAGCAGGATCTCGCCGGTGACGCCCTTGGAGCGGTCGGCCTGCTCGTAATAGCGGCGGAACTGGCCCTCCAGCACACCGTAGATACGGCGGACCTTTTGCTTTTCGCGCAATTGCACGCCGTAGTCCGAGGTGCGGCCGCGGCGCTGGCCATGCTGGCCGGGCGCATAGCTGCGCTTTTCAACAGGGCACTTGTCCGAGAAGCACTTGTCGCCCTTCAGGAAGAGCTTGCCACCTTCCCGACGGCACAGACGGCACTTGGCATCAGTGTACTTAGCCACGCATAACCTCCAAAAGAAAAATTCTTATACCCGCCGCTTTTTGGGCGGGCGGCATCCATTATGCGGGATCGGCGTCACGTCACGGATGCTGTTGACCTTGAAACCCGCGGTGTTCAGTGCACGCACGGCGCTCTCGCGGCCCGGGCCGGGGCCCTTGACCTCCACGTCCAGGTTCTTGACGCCAAACTCCTGCGCCTTCCGCCCCGCCGCCTCGGCCGCCACCTGGGCAGCGAAAGGCGTGCTCTTGCGCGAGCCGCGGAAACCCGAACCACCCGCCGTCGCCCAAGCAAGCACGTTGCCTTGGCGATCGCTGATGGTCACGATGGTGTTGTTGAAGGAGGCATAGATATGGGCGACCCCATCCGCCACGTTCTTCTTGACCCGCTTACGGACGCGGGCGGATGCCTGTTGTGCTTTGGCCATGAAAACGATTCCTCAACGGATGATTTGGTTAACGGCTGATCGGTTTGGCCGGCCCCTTGCGGGTGCGGGCATTGGTCTTGGTGCGCTGGCCGCGCACGGGCAGGCCGCGGCGATGGCGCAGGCCACGGTAAGAGCCCAGATCCATCAGGCGCTTGATGTTCATCGACACCTCCCGCCGCAGGTCGCCTTCGACGGTGAGCTTGGCCACCTCGGCACGAATGCGCTCGACTTCAGCCTCGGTCAGGTCCTTGACCTTGGCACTGCGATGCACCTGGGCAGTATCCAGGATCTTCTGCGCGGTGGTGCGGCCGATGCCGTAAATGTAGGTCAGACCGATCTCGGCCTGCTTGTTGTTCGGAATGTTGACGCCAGCAATCCGGGCCATCTAATGCTTCTCCCAAAAGAGGTCCTTAACGGAAACCGCCAAGAATATAACTTCTACTCAGCAAAATCAACCCTGGCGCTGCTTGTGACGGGGATCGGTGCAGATGACACGCACCACGCCCTCGCGCTTGATGATCTTGCAATTACGGCACAGCTTTTTGATGGACGCGCGAACTTTCATAGCTTCCTCTCTTCAGATTGTTACTTCGCCCGGTAGGTGATTCGACCTCGGGTGAGGTCGTAGGGCGTCATTTCCACGGTAACTTTGTCGCCCGGCAGAATGCGGATGTAGTGCATGCGCATTTTGCCCGAGATATGGGCTGTGACAATATGTCCATTTTCCAGTTTCACCCGGAAGGTTGCATTCGGCAGGTTCTCAATGACCTCGCCCTGCATTTCCAAGGTATCTTCTTTGGCCATATCCCTTTAATCCCTTTTCAAGGCACGCAGCAAGAGAGCTTCCACCTGCTCCGGGCGGCCCTCCGCCGATATCCGGCGATAGCCGGGCAGTTGACGATAGTAGTCGACCAGCGGCTCCGTTTGCTCGGCGTAGACGCGCAAGCGTTCGCGGATGACCTCCGGCTGGTCGTCCGCACGCTGCACGAGTTCGCCGCCGCAATGATCGCAGATCCCCTCCGCCTTCGGCGGATTGTAGACCCCGTGGAAAATGGCACCGCAACTCGGACACAAGCGCCGCCCGCTCAGACGACGGACGATTTCCTCGTCCTCCAGCGTCAGATGCAAAACGGCATCGAGGCGCTTGCCCATCCCGGCGAGCATCTCGTCCAAGGCCTCGGCCTGGGCACGCGTGCGCGGAAAACCGTCCAACAGAAACCCGGTCTGGGCATCCGGAGCCTGCAAGCGCTCTCGAATGAGCCCGATGACCACGTCATCGCTCACCAGGCCGCCGCTCTCCATCTGCGCCCTGGCCTTCTGGCCCAAAGGCGTGCCTTGCGCCACTGCGGCGCGGAGCATGTCCCCGGTCGAAATCTGCGGGATGCCCAGCACCTGGCTCAGCCGCTTGGCCTGGGTTCCCTTGCCCACTCCAGGCGGGCCCAGCAGAACAATGTTGAGCGCCATGTCAGCGGCCCCCGCCGAGGCTCGACTTCTTGATCAGTCCCTCGTACTGGTGGGTGAGCAGATGGCTCTGGATCTGCGCCACCGTATCCATCGTCACCACCACCACGATCAGCAGGCTGGTGCCGCCGAAGTAGAACGGGACATTGAACTCCACGATCAGGAACTCGGGCAGCAGGCACACGAGGGTGACATACAGTGCACCCACCAACGTCAGCCTGGTCATGATCTTGTCGACATAGCGCGCCGTTTGCTCGCCAGGGCGAATACCCGGCACGAAAGCGCCCGACTTCTTCAGATTCTCCGCCGTTTCCCGCGGATTGAACACCAGTGCCGTGTAGAAGAAGGCGAAGAACAAAATGGCGGCGGCATAGAGCATCACATACAGCACCTGTCCCGGCGCCAGTGACTGGCCGAGCTTCTGCAGCCAGCCCATGCCATCCAGATTGCCGAACCAGCCGGCCAGAGTCGCCGGAAAGAGAATGATGCTCGAGGCGAAGATGGGCGGAATCACGCCAGCCATGTTCACCTTCAACGGCAAGTGGGTGCTCTGCGCCCCGTAGATGCGCCTACCGACCTGCCGCTTGGCGTACTGCACCGGAATCCGACGCTGGGCCCGCTCCATGAAGACCACGAAGGCCGTCACCAGGATGGCCACCACGAAGAGCGCCATCACGAACAAGGGCTGGAACTCGCCAGTGCGGACCAACTCCAACGTACCACCAATGGCATGAGGCAAACCGGCCACGATACCGGCAAAGATGATCATGGAGATGCCGTTGCCAATCCCACGCTCCGTAATTTGCTCGCCGAGCCACATCAGGAACGTGGTGCCCGCCACCAGGGTGATCACGGTCATGAAGCGAAAGCCCCAACCCGGATCGATCACCACCGGCAGGTTGTTGGCGCGCATGCCCTCCAGGGCAATGGCAATGCCCAACCCCTGGAAGGCGGCCAGCACCACCGTACCGTAACGGGTATACTCGGTGATCTTGCGCCGCCCTGCTTCACCTTCTTTCTTGAGCTGCTCGATGGTCGGCGATACCAGGCCGAGCAACTGCATGATGATGGACGCGCTGATGTAGGGCATGATGCCCAGGGCGAAAACCGTCAAGCGGGACAGGGCACCGCCCGAGAACATGTCGAACATGCCCAGAA harbors:
- the rpmJ gene encoding 50S ribosomal protein L36, whose protein sequence is MKVRASIKKLCRNCKIIKREGVVRVICTDPRHKQRQG
- the secY gene encoding preprotein translocase subunit SecY — translated: MAGLGTGGNALGGLGQIGRTGELKQRILFLLGALIVYRIGAHIPVPGIDPAALAVFFAQQRGTILGMFDMFSGGALSRLTVFALGIMPYISASIIMQLLGLVSPTIEQLKKEGEAGRRKITEYTRYGTVVLAAFQGLGIAIALEGMRANNLPVVIDPGWGFRFMTVITLVAGTTFLMWLGEQITERGIGNGISMIIFAGIVAGLPHAIGGTLELVRTGEFQPLFVMALFVVAILVTAFVVFMERAQRRIPVQYAKRQVGRRIYGAQSTHLPLKVNMAGVIPPIFASSIILFPATLAGWFGNLDGMGWLQKLGQSLAPGQVLYVMLYAAAILFFAFFYTALVFNPRETAENLKKSGAFVPGIRPGEQTARYVDKIMTRLTLVGALYVTLVCLLPEFLIVEFNVPFYFGGTSLLIVVVVTMDTVAQIQSHLLTHQYEGLIKKSSLGGGR
- the rpsK gene encoding 30S ribosomal protein S11; the encoded protein is MAKAQQASARVRKRVKKNVADGVAHIYASFNNTIVTISDRQGNVLAWATAGGSGFRGSRKSTPFAAQVAAEAAGRKAQEFGVKNLDVEVKGPGPGRESAVRALNTAGFKVNSIRDVTPIPHNGCRPPKKRRV
- the rpsM gene encoding 30S ribosomal protein S13 gives rise to the protein MARIAGVNIPNNKQAEIGLTYIYGIGRTTAQKILDTAQVHRSAKVKDLTEAEVERIRAEVAKLTVEGDLRREVSMNIKRLMDLGSYRGLRHRRGLPVRGQRTKTNARTRKGPAKPISR
- the rpsD gene encoding 30S ribosomal protein S4, with the translated sequence MAKYTDAKCRLCRREGGKLFLKGDKCFSDKCPVEKRSYAPGQHGQRRGRTSDYGVQLREKQKVRRIYGVLEGQFRRYYEQADRSKGVTGEILLQLLERRLDNIVYRMGFGASRAEARQVVRHNQVMVNGRRVNIPSYQVKAGDVVEIAEKAKEQLRIKAALEATEGRGFPEWIDVDSKALRGTVKTLPVRTDLPAEINEHLIVELYSK
- the rplQ gene encoding 50S ribosomal protein L17, yielding MRHRKSGRQLNRNSSHRKAMFSNMITSLFRHEVIQTTLPKAKELRRFAEPLITLAKNPTVANRRLAFARLRDREMVVKLFDELGPRFQSRPGGYTRIIHNGFRAGDRAPMAIVELVERAPAAKAPETVE
- the infA gene encoding translation initiation factor IF-1, with product MAKEDTLEMQGEVIENLPNATFRVKLENGHIVTAHISGKMRMHYIRILPGDKVTVEMTPYDLTRGRITYRAK
- a CDS encoding DNA-directed RNA polymerase subunit alpha is translated as MSVTAELLKPRSIEVEKVSPFRARIALEPLERGYGHTLGNALRRVLLSSLSGSAITQVEIDGVLHEYSTVEGVQEDVVDILLNLKGVAIRSGGRSESVLVLKKRGPGTVTAADIAAEHGIEVANPEHVIANLTKDVELTMRLKIGYGRGYQPAVARALAGGERPIGVINIDANFSPILRVTYAVESARVEQRTDLDRLVLDIETNGVIDPEAALQQAAHILQDQLSVFVAMQGEISAPAAAAQAAGMDPILLRSVDDLELTVRSANCLKAEDIYYIGDLVQKTEHELLKTPNLGKKSLTEIKDVLASHGLSLGMRLENWPPQELKDRPKPALNYEAESASGQ
- a CDS encoding adenylate kinase — protein: MALNIVLLGPPGVGKGTQAKRLSQVLGIPQISTGDMLRAAVAQGTPLGQKARAQMESGGLVSDDVVIGLIRERLQAPDAQTGFLLDGFPRTRAQAEALDEMLAGMGKRLDAVLHLTLEDEEIVRRLSGRRLCPSCGAIFHGVYNPPKAEGICDHCGGELVQRADDQPEVIRERLRVYAEQTEPLVDYYRQLPGYRRISAEGRPEQVEALLLRALKRD